The nucleotide sequence ttaaaaccttattacttttcaatttttgatcaaggtcctttgtattaataatatcattaattatttcaataataaaatattttttatttataaatatattcatttaatattaaaaatgttacaattagtatatttatatttatggctaaattttttatcataaatttttatttttagtttgtacccatttttaatttgcaacccttttttaatttgtaccaattttcctttcaattttaatttgtacccatatattaatttctttttgtgcccatattttttaaagttttatttgtattgtacccatatttttttatttatttgtacccatttttatttttgctaaatgtgcccattttgaagaatgtacccatgttttgatacaataattttttggttattttttatgaatgtacccatgtttacacacacacacacaatagtatatttatattttaatatttttaatcccacaaattatgttttttatttaaaatatcattaatataaacaactataaattttaatttttaatttaaaaaagatagtaacgtacatagaaataaattatcaattaattttagggacttggatcaaaaattgaaaaccaacaaagtttcagtcaaagattgttcataactagggaccgcatccaaagtctcccaaaaattaatataaaatgttgacgtggcttaaccgtgaccgcataaAATAGGAGAGGATGTGAATGTATGAAAACTGGGAGAGCAGAGAAGCCAGGTCCATATGACAAAACATTGACAAGAGTAGAGAGAATACTATAGTTTACTTGTTTCTAGAGAAAGCCTAATCAGTTAATCATGCGGTGGTAGGAAGTTCCTTAGCTCAACCGAAACGAGTTGAAATGACAGCAATTTATGGGAGCCCGTATCGGCCTGGAGCTAGAACCGCAACAACCCGATGGTTGACGTTGGATACAATTAGCTTCAAAATCTGGTGCTTAATTATGTTAATTCTAAATTTCTTTGACCTTCGCCTCATCGTTAGCCAACTAATACATTGGTGAATGCATGCATGTTTAGTGGTGCATGCATGTATGTTAAGTCTCTAATTCATAATTTGCTTGtattattttcttcatttgtgTACTAACTCGCACCACGAAGaatataatttattagttaAAAGCAGCCCGCCTGAAAAAGCAGAGGATCCGAATACAATGTTTCTTTCTATTCACAATTGATACTCatttcaagcaaagaaaaaacaaatggatagatatatttattttaattttcattaaacCTCGAGGTTTCCTTCAATAATTATAAGTGGAAATAATGATTATTTTAAGCCAAAAACACAACTAACATTCTTGTAGGACTCTTAAACTAAATATTAAACATAAATGAGCATCATAAAAAAGAGAAAGGGTGTGATCCTCGTGGCACTATGTGATTCTTAATTtaagtgttattatataagcatatgttaaaatttagggctcgtttgaaagtgcttttaaaatgactgaaattgtttttgataaaaatattttttaaaccaataTTCAGTAAAAATCCAATTAGATTATGTAAAATCACTTGATATGTTTTTGaaaccaaaatcaatttcaccaaagcgctttcagttattttaaaaatacttccaaacgagctcttatattttataaaatattacttAATAGTTGTATGTATTATGATTTTAGTACATTTGTAACACAACGTTGCTATGTGGTAGGTATACTGAAAATTTTCTAAATGTCATATACTATTTGGCTCCTTTACATGAGCCATTCATCGTTGCATGTCAACCACAATTTGACACTTATAGAAAATGAATCAGTAAAAATACTAAATGATAAGTTTATGAACACATATTAAACTGTAGTTTGCATATAAAGAGAAATAAATTCCGTACATACAAGCAACCAAATATTTTCATCACGAGAATAAACTCTTCTGCTTGagtatttctttttgttgtttgttgCTCTGAAGAATTAAGGCCCTTGATTTCTAAGGCATTTTAGGCTGCCCATAGCATGTGAAGTGGATTGGCCTTGATTTGATATCCCACAACTTGAATATCACTCAAAACTAAAAGTAGTTACCATTCCATCACATATAGAAACAAAATTacatgaaaaaatataaaaaaatgaaagacgAATCCGACGTTTTCGACAAGTAGTGTGAGTATGAAGCAGCTCATGTTCAGGAGGGAGCTGAACTAATCCAAAAAGCTAGGCAGATACAGAGAAACCAAACTTCTTTGCCACGATTTGTGTCCCAAACCGAGACATAAACAAGATTGCAGCCTAAGCTTTGAGCTTAACCTAAAACCTAACTGCAACCTAAGATAGAACATGCATTATTATGTCCCTTCCAAGGCCTTGCCTACCGGACCGACGTAGTTCCCACGAATCCAAACTTCaggaagaacaaaaataaacaagaatGACCGAATTCCGCTGCTTGCTTCCCATGTTAACATAGAGGACAAAGCGAGTCCTACCTTTTGGAGTCAACACCAAGGCCACTTAGCATCTCTCCATGTACAAAAACGATCCCTGCTGTTAGCTATACATCCTTGACCATTTCCTTCAAGTTGCAGATGCCGTTTATCTTCACCAAATCCAACAGCCGGACAGCATTGTAGTTTTCTATCACGTACCAAAGCTTCCTCCCTATATGCAGGGTTGGAGAACCTTGGATGTTGGACAAATGACACATTTTTCCACCACAGTTTGAAGGCCTGAGATAGAAATGGGAATAGAAAAACATCAGTTGATTCAATGTTTGACGGATACGCATCCTGCTGACATAATCTCAACTTGGACGAGTCAATTACATCTTGAATTAGTTCCTAAGTTTAGCAACTGCATTTAGTAACTGAGCTTACTGCAAGTAGTTACTCATGaaggttttttcttttagttaGATTACCAAGAACAAGTAAAGCAGTATCTAACTATACTTACATGCCAATAAATCCACACTGCAACTTTATGCGGCATCAACCAGAAAAACAGTGCGTGATCAGATGCCGAAGTTGAGGATACCCTTTTGGCTTTTAGGGTAGCTGTGAAATAATTGCCAAGGTTTGGGTGTTGAAccgaaattgaaacaaatagaTCATCTTCGGGAGCATTTGCTCTGATACTCCAATTCCCCAACATATCCTGCAAATGTCATAAGCGGTTTCTCAAAAGAGTCAAATTCTTTTTGCTGCTTAGATTTTCGATTAAGTTAATATCTGCAGAATGAGCTAAGCATACAAACCATAAAAAATGCATTACTTTTCAGTAAAACTCAGTTAAAATGGTTGATCACTACAGTTTGTCAAGTCAATTAACCAGAGCTTTTAGAACACTTTTTTCCTATTGATGAGAATGGAATGTGTGAAATTCCTAAATTTTGACCAAGTACCAGCAAGAAAACATCCATCAGAAGCCAGGAATTACAACCCCGTTTTTTCGGGAATTCCAAAAACCGCTCCTAGCTTTCCTTATCCATCTGGCTTCAAAATGCATAACACGTTCCCTCTCCGGTCACAACACGGGAAGATCTTACTTCAATGTACCCTCAAAGAttcattttctttattgtttGCTACAATACATAACAATATGGTATGACATTTCCCATAACCAATGTTTCTTTCTGAAACCTCATATGCTTCCCCTTCATCTACTGGGCATCTAACCATCCGAATCAGGACGCTGTCTTTCCCATCAATAAACGCAACCACCaaaccactgttctaaaaatccccgtcTAAGCGCTAGGCGGCTGACCACCGTCCCGATTAATgcttaggcgtttgaaaattaagaaaaaggcACCTAGACCGcataggcacccgcctagccccCTTAGACCCTCCTAGGTTACGATATGACTCacttagaaagaaaataaataactttaattttacattttattttttcaataaattgtaacttgtaagagacttgttgaatactgaAATGagcacacattatatgcttgttccccatgttttcattatgttctaatacttaaTATaaatgtcattctattttgtagtttatgatgatattatatatattttttaagtataaatagacacttacttacacgaaatataatagatttacttaagtCCGCCTAGttcgcctaggcgctaggctccAGCTCATCGCCTGACTAGCACCtagtgtcttttagaaccttgcacCAAATGAATGACGTAACATTTTAACAAGGCTATAAACGAATTCATCCATTTCAAAACAGAATCAGTTCAAATTAATCCCACTATGGCACATCAAATTACTACTAAAAACAGTAACATACCATGAAAGGGCTGACATGTAATGGTTTTGCCACTAAATCAGAATTTGGGTTGAACACAAATGTCACTCTTTCTCCCCATGGTGTGTTGGTTACCTAAATTCAGATATATATCAGCATTCAACAGTAGGGTCAGCAGCGAATACATAAATCCACACGCGTGTCAAACTGTGATTCGCAGGTAAGTTTTCCGATGTCTAATTAAACATAATCAAGCAGCAAAGTAAAAAAGCAAACCTCAGCAATGCACTTTTTCAAAAGCTGCTCACCAACATCATAACAGTAGTACAAGCTCAGTGGGTTCTGCTCATATCCCACGCTTTGCGGAATTGTCAAAAGCAAGCTGTTCATCAAACACCAAATTAATCAGCAAACGCAGAAATTATGAACTGTTTAATTAACCAAAAGCAAAACCCAAATGATAGTTAAGCTAA is from Malus sylvestris chromosome 5, drMalSylv7.2, whole genome shotgun sequence and encodes:
- the LOC126624822 gene encoding uncharacterized protein LOC126624822; translation: MEVFYLLCSILSTFLTSLTLSLLLPFHTLLRRFSSRGASSSSTSLYEGTVWHERRRPVHHSFRYAVRYALIDLDHTPQPLPNHLSSDEARRIAGTGGRTLLLTIPQSVGYEQNPLSLYYCYDVGEQLLKKCIAEVTNTPWGERVTFVFNPNSDLVAKPLHVSPFMDMLGNWSIRANAPEDDLFVSISVQHPNLGNYFTATLKAKRVSSTSASDHALFFWLMPHKVAVWIYWHAFKLWWKNVSFVQHPRFSNPAYREEALVRDRKLQCCPAVGFGEDKRHLQLEGNGQGCIANSRDRFCTWRDAKWPWC